Proteins encoded by one window of Capra hircus breed San Clemente chromosome 8, ASM170441v1, whole genome shotgun sequence:
- the LOC102171788 gene encoding uncharacterized protein LOC102171788, which translates to MRDASPSADLGRFQSAGHLDSPNLLCGRYRCSPGLTSLSESADHSGRSTTETSSPCPSGVSIFLVHLCLGRQKDKLLMRQATRASAGGGHRLAGNRLQHQVLGRSGEKAAWMDRASKGSATPAWDGEEGDQPGLASPGPSTS; encoded by the exons ATGAG GGACGCCAGCCCTAGCGCAGACCTTGGGCGATTTCAAAGCGCAGGGCACCTCGATTCCCCGAATTTGTTGTGTGGCCGGTATCGGTGTTCCCCAGGTTTAACTAGCCTGTCTG AAAGCGCAGATCATTCTGGGAGAAGTACCACCGAAACCAGTTCTCCCTGCCCCTCGGGGGTCTCCATTTTCCTAGTCCACCTCTGCCTGGGACGCCAGAAAGACAAACTTCTGATGCGCCAAG CGACCAGAGCTAGTGCCGGAGGCGGACATCGTCTCGCAGGGAACCGACTTCAGCACCAAGTCCTTGGGAGAAGCGGGGAGAAAGCTGCTTGGATGGACCGCGCATCCAAGGGCTCCGCGACGCCGGCGTGGGATGGAGAAGAGGGGGAccagcctggcctggcctcccCTGGGCCCTCCACCTCTTGA
- the HAND2 gene encoding heart- and neural crest derivatives-expressed protein 2, translating to MSLVGGFPHHPVVHHEGYPFAAAAAAAAAAAASRCSHEENPYFHGWLIGHPEMSPPDYSMALSYSPEYASGAASLDHSHYGGVPPGAGPPGLGGPRPVKRRGTANRKERRRTQSINSAFAELRECIPNVPADTKLSKIKTLRLATSYIAYLMDLLAKDDQNGEAEAFKAEIKKTDVKEEKRKKELNEILKSTVSSNDKKTKGRTGWPQHVWALELKQ from the exons ATGAGTCTGGTGGGAGGCTTCCCCCACCACCCGGTGGTGCATCATGAGGGCTATCCgttcgccgccgccgccgccgctgctgccgccgcGGCCGCCAGTCGCTGCAGCCACGAGGAGAACCCCTACTTCCACGGCTGGCTCATCGGCCACCCCGAGATGTCGCCCCCCGATTACAGCATGGCCCTGTCCTACAGCCCCGAGTACGCCAGCGGCGCCGCCAGCCTGGACCACTCCCATTACGGGGGGGTGCCGCCGGGCGCTGGGCCCCCAGGCCTGGGGGGGCCGCGCCCGGTGAAGCGCCGGGGCACCGCCAACCGCAAGGAGCGGCGTAGGACTCAGAGCATCAACAGCGCCTTCGCAGAGCTGCGTGAGTGCATCCCCAACGTGCCCGCCGACACCAAGCTCTCCAAGATCAAGACTCTGCGCCTGGCCACCAGCTACATCGCCTACCTCATGGACCTGCTGGCCAAGGACGACCAGAACGGCGAGGCGGAGGCCTTCAAGGCAGAGATCAAGAAGACagatgtgaaagaagagaagaggaagaaggagctG AATGAAATCTTGAAAAGCACAGTAAGCAGCAACGACAAGAAGACCAAAGGCCGGACGGGGTGGCCTCAGCACGTCTGGGCCCTGGAGCTCAAGcagtga